The following coding sequences are from one Musa acuminata AAA Group cultivar baxijiao chromosome BXJ1-6, Cavendish_Baxijiao_AAA, whole genome shotgun sequence window:
- the LOC135676989 gene encoding uncharacterized protein LOC135676989, producing the protein MGASANPSGNTDGANGGPLRAGGGDAGGGGSSVPGNPSNGTTPGPAQALKHNPGLSIEWSAEEQTILEEGLSKYASESIIVRYAKVAMELRDKTVRDVALRCRWLSKKENSKRRKEDHNLTRKSKDKKEKVTDSAKSSGHLGTRPNVPPYALPMLPVDEDDISYKAIGGRTGELLENNAETFTKISANFANLRIQDNINLFCQTRDSILAILKDLNDMPEIMKQMPPLPVKLNEELANSILPRTTMPMQN; encoded by the exons ATGGGAGCCAGCGCCAACCCGTCGGGGAACACGGATGGGGCCAACGGCGGCCCGTTACGCGCAGGCGGCGGTGATGCGGGTGGAGGTGGCTCTTCGGTTCCTGGGAACCCTAGCAATGGCACCACGCCTGGGCCGGCGCAGGCGCTGAAGCATAACCCCGGGCTGTCAATTGAGTGGTCCGCGGAGGAGCAGACCATCTTGGAAGAAGGGCTTAGCAA ATATGCATCTGAATCAATTATAGTGCGTTATGCAAAAGTTGCCATGGAACTAAGGGACAAGACTGTTCGTGATGTGGCCTTGCGGTGCAGATGGCTGTCT AAAAAGGAGAACAgtaagagaaggaaagaagaccACAACTTGACAAGGAAAAGCAAAGATAAGAAG GAGAAagttacagattctgcaaaatcatCAGGCCACCTTGGGACACGACCTAATGTTCCTCCATATGCACTGCCCATGCTTCCTGTGGATGAAGATGATATTTCATATAAAG CAATTGGTGGTCGAACAGGAGAGCTTCTTGAGAATAATGCAGAGACCTTCACTAAAATATCAGCAAATTTTGCTAACTTAAGG ATTCAGGATAACATCAATCTATTTTGCCAAACACGGGACAGCATACTTGCAATTTTGAAAGA CTTGAATGATATGCCTGAAATAATGAAGCAGATGCCACCACTTCCAGTAAAATTGAATGAAGAACTTGCCAACTCTATCCTGCCAAGGACAACCATGCCTATGCAGAATTGA
- the LOC135676990 gene encoding uncharacterized protein LOC135676990, with translation MDVLESAPPPVKESVSSFHCDQCDKELVRKIARLLLPGLATACVDNTTGLFTGPASVAVIVRKEMVDYLTQRSQMYIAEAAVQGGDGINSVEELSDHPIDIISVLVEEFASSKRNLFSRVSGWLLSESREEKIDDFVQEMETNVFWSMERREAIAEILLRNVDLNSTFHCSMKFDTAQQLADHRSQCGFRILNCTNAGCKAKFSAIHAEEHDLVCHFKVIPCEQMCSESIMRGEMDRHCITVCSMKLVNCPFYQVGCESAFPQCNLGKHCTEFLQSHLMNVLQVVHKQGASVEELNQRVQLLEKSQSLSELSEALDVRSLVLIIKEQEAKMKKLERDLCKVRDHQELIKNVK, from the exons ATGGATGTGCTAGAATCAGCTCCTCCACCGGTAAAAGAGAGTGTGTCATCCTTTCATTGCGATCAGTGCGATAAGGAGTTGGTGCGAAAGATAGCACGACTACTGCTGCCTGGATTGGCCACAGCTTGTGTGGACAATACCACTGGTCTGTTCACGGGTCCAGCTTCTGTTGCTGTCATTGTGAGGAAGGAGATGGTAGACTATCTCACACAACGAAGTCAGATGTACATTGCAGAAGCTGCAGTCCAAGGAGGTGATGGCATCAATTCGGTGGAAGAATTATCTGATCACCCGATTGACATCATATCCGTTCTTGTTGAAGAGTTTGCAAGTTCGAAACGGAATTTGTTCAGCCGTGTTTCGGGGTGGTTGTTGAGTGAAAGCCGAGAAGAGAAGATTGATGATTTTGTGCAGGAAATGGAGACAAATGTGTTCTGGTCAATGGAGAGGAGAGAAGCCATCGCAGAAATTCTGCTCAGGAATGTAGACTTGAACTCTACATTCCACTGCTCGATGAAGTTCGATACTGCCCAACAACTTGCTGACCACAGAAGCCAATGTGGTTTCAGGATATTAAATTGCACGAATGCTGGATGTAAGGCTAAATTTTCTGCTATTCATGCAGAAGAACATGACTTAGTGTGTCATTTTAAGGTCATCCCGTGTGAGCAGATGTGCTCAGAGAGCATCATGAGGGGTGAGATGGATAGACACTGCATAACTGTCTGCTCGATGAAGCTTGTCAACTGCCCTTTCTACCAAGTTGGCTGTGAATCTGCCTTTCCACAATGCAATCTTGGGAAGCACTGCACAGAATTTCTCCAGTCACATTTGATGAATGTCCTCCAAGTGGTTCACAAGCAAGGGGCCTCGGTGGAAGAACTAAATCAGCGTGTGCAACTATTGGAAAAG TCCCAGTCCCTAAGTGAATTATCTGAAGCTTTGGATGTGAGATCGCTTGTGCTCATCATTAAGGAGCAAGAAGCAAAGATGAAGAAACTCGAACGTGATCTCTGTAAGGTCAGGGATCATCAAGAGCTTATCAAGAATGTAAAATGA
- the LOC135676991 gene encoding protein TIC 20-II, chloroplastic-like, with translation MATLALLRFPPPTRFDRFRASPPPAIHLRLRSMPAVAIPSLPARRSVTVSMARTAVPATDRLISALAYFLPFLDSLHYGRFLFARVPAAAAAVAPIIPLAAAYRSVPYAAFVAFFALYLGVVRNPSLSHFVRFNAMQAVVLDVLLALPALLQRVFGTPSRGVGFRVMEMGYHAIFAFSVACFLYALLSCVLGRTPHLPLVATAADRQL, from the coding sequence ATGGCGACGCTGGCTCTCCTCCGCTTCCCTCCTCCTACCCGATTCGATCGCTTCCGGGCCTCTCCACCGCCGGCCATCCACCTCCGCCTCCGGTCCATGCCAGCGGTCGCGATCCCCTCCCTCCCTGCCCGACGGTCGGTCACTGTCTCTATGGCCCGCACTGCCGTCCCGGCCACGGACCGCCTCATCTCCGCCCTCGCCTACTTCCTCCCTTTCCTTGACTCCCTCCACTACGGTCGATTCCTCTTCGCCCGCGTCCCCGCCGCGGCCGCTGCCGTCGCCCCCATCATTCCCCTCGCCGCCGCCTACCGCTCAGTCCCTTACGCTGCCTTCGTCGCCTTCTTTGCTCTCTACCTCGGCGTCGTCCGCAACCCTAGCCTCAGCCATTTCGTCCGCTTCAACGCCATGCAAGCCGTCGTCCTCGacgtcctcctcgccctcccggCTCTCCTGCAGCGGGTGTTCGGCACCCCGTCGAGGGGGGTAGGGTTCCGGGTCATGGAGATGGGCTACCACGCCATCTTTGCCTTCTCGGTGGCTTGCTTCTTGTACGCCCTCCTCAGCTGCGTCCTCGGGAGGACACCGCACCTGCCGCTTGTGGCGACTGCAGCGGATCGGCAGCTGTGA